In Pseudomonas sp. Leaf58, one DNA window encodes the following:
- the lpdA gene encoding dihydrolipoyl dehydrogenase, translating to MQQTIQTTLLIIGGGPGGYVAAIRAGQLGIPTVLVEGQALGGTCLNIGCIPSKALIHVAEQFHQASRFAGPSELGISVTSPRLDIGQSVAWKDGIVDRLTTGVAALLKKHGVKVIHGWAKVLDGKQVEVDGQRIQCEHLLLATGSSSVELPMLPLGGPVISSTEALAPKALPQHLVVVGGGYIGLELGIAYRKLGAQVSVVEARERILPTYDSELTAPVAESLKKLGIALHLGHSVEGYENGRLLANDGKGGQLRLEADQVLVAVGRRPRTKGFNLECLDLKMNGAAIAIDERCQTSMRNVWAIGDVAGEPMLAHRAMAQGEMVAEIIAGKARRFEPSAIAAVCFTDPEVVVVGKTPEQASQQGLDCIVAQFPFAANGRAMSLEAKSGFVRVVARRDNHLILGWQAVGVAVSELSTAFAQSLEMGACLEDVAGTIHAHPTLGEAVQEAALRALGHALHI from the coding sequence ATGCAACAGACTATCCAGACTACCCTGTTGATTATCGGCGGCGGCCCCGGCGGCTACGTAGCTGCCATTCGCGCCGGGCAACTGGGCATCCCTACCGTGCTGGTAGAGGGCCAGGCACTGGGCGGTACCTGCCTGAACATCGGCTGCATTCCATCCAAGGCCCTGATCCATGTGGCCGAGCAGTTCCACCAGGCCTCGCGCTTTGCCGGGCCCTCGGAGCTGGGCATCAGCGTGACCTCACCGCGCCTGGACATCGGCCAGAGCGTGGCCTGGAAGGACGGCATCGTCGACCGCCTGACCACCGGCGTGGCCGCCCTGCTGAAAAAGCATGGGGTCAAGGTGATCCATGGCTGGGCGAAGGTTCTCGACGGCAAACAAGTCGAAGTGGACGGCCAGCGTATCCAATGCGAGCACCTGTTGCTGGCCACCGGCTCCAGCAGTGTCGAACTGCCAATGCTGCCGTTGGGTGGGCCGGTGATTTCCTCGACTGAAGCGCTGGCGCCGAAAGCTCTGCCACAGCACCTGGTGGTGGTGGGCGGTGGTTATATCGGCCTAGAGCTGGGCATCGCCTACCGCAAGCTGGGCGCGCAGGTCAGCGTGGTGGAAGCGCGCGAGCGCATCCTGCCCACCTACGACAGCGAGCTGACCGCCCCGGTGGCCGAGTCGCTGAAGAAGCTGGGCATCGCCCTGCACCTGGGCCACAGCGTCGAAGGCTACGAAAATGGCCGCCTGCTGGCCAACGATGGCAAGGGCGGGCAATTGCGACTGGAAGCTGACCAGGTGCTGGTGGCCGTGGGCCGCCGGCCGCGCACGAAAGGCTTCAACCTGGAGTGCCTGGACCTGAAGATGAACGGCGCGGCCATCGCCATCGACGAGCGCTGCCAAACCAGCATGCGCAACGTCTGGGCCATTGGCGACGTAGCGGGTGAACCGATGCTGGCGCACCGGGCGATGGCCCAGGGTGAGATGGTCGCCGAGATCATCGCCGGCAAGGCGCGGCGCTTCGAGCCCAGCGCAATTGCCGCAGTGTGCTTCACCGACCCCGAGGTGGTAGTGGTCGGCAAGACCCCGGAACAGGCCAGCCAGCAAGGCCTGGACTGCATCGTCGCGCAGTTCCCGTTCGCCGCCAACGGCCGGGCCATGAGCCTGGAAGCGAAAAGCGGTTTCGTGCGCGTGGTGGCGCGGCGTGACAACCACCTGATCCTTGGTTGGCAGGCCGTTGGCGTGGCGGTTTCCGAACTGTCGACGGCGTTTGCCCAGTCGCTGGAGATGGGCGCATGCCTGGAGGATGTGGCTGGCACCATCCATGCCCACCCGACCTTGGGTGAAGCGGTACAGGAAGCGGCACTGCGCGCCCTGGGCCACGCGCTGCATATCTGA
- a CDS encoding diguanylate cyclase gives MSQETRPVHAGFSEQQLHTLFDLISDGIWDWNANTGYVYRNPGWYAMLGYSSHSMANSVLTWESVIHPDDYPRVMAHFEAYINQRNERYLVEYRCRCHDGSYLWVEDSGYIIAHNEDGSVARMLGAHRNIDAGKRLVAQLEQKNQSLESLVAERTRELSWVNQQLQRQLDENRELAERDALTRIANRYRLEKTLQLECQRAQRFRQPLSLIAMDLDDFKPINDRYGHARGDAALVRVVENLRTCLRELDLLARWGGDEFVIVLPQTTLGEALEVAARLRQVMAQLEPVGDCRLTMSYGVVQRRDEEDQHALLARADQALYRAKDAGKNAIAE, from the coding sequence ATGAGTCAGGAAACCCGGCCGGTTCACGCCGGCTTCAGTGAACAGCAGCTGCATACCTTGTTCGATTTGATCAGCGATGGTATCTGGGACTGGAATGCCAACACCGGCTATGTCTATCGCAACCCGGGCTGGTACGCGATGCTCGGCTACTCCAGCCATTCCATGGCCAACTCGGTACTTACCTGGGAAAGCGTGATCCACCCCGACGACTACCCGCGGGTGATGGCGCATTTCGAGGCTTATATCAATCAGCGTAACGAGCGTTACCTCGTCGAGTATCGCTGCCGTTGCCACGATGGCAGCTACCTGTGGGTCGAAGACAGCGGCTACATCATTGCCCATAACGAGGACGGGTCGGTAGCGCGCATGCTCGGTGCCCACCGTAACATCGATGCCGGCAAGCGCCTGGTGGCGCAGCTTGAACAGAAGAACCAGTCGCTGGAAAGCCTGGTGGCCGAACGCACCCGCGAGCTGTCCTGGGTGAACCAGCAGTTGCAACGGCAGCTGGACGAAAACCGCGAGTTGGCCGAGCGCGATGCGTTGACCCGCATAGCCAACCGCTACCGGCTGGAGAAGACCTTGCAGTTGGAGTGCCAGCGTGCCCAGCGCTTTCGCCAGCCGTTGTCGCTGATCGCCATGGACCTGGACGATTTCAAGCCAATCAACGATCGCTACGGGCATGCCCGGGGTGACGCAGCGCTGGTGCGGGTGGTCGAAAACCTGCGTACCTGCTTGCGCGAACTGGACCTGCTGGCGCGCTGGGGTGGTGACGAGTTCGTGATCGTACTGCCGCAAACCACACTGGGCGAAGCGTTGGAAGTGGCAGCGCGCTTACGCCAGGTGATGGCGCAGCTGGAGCCGGTGGGTGATTGCCGGCTGACCATGAGCTATGGCGTGGTGCAGCGGCGGGACGAGGAAGACCAGCATGCGCTGTTGGCCCGGGCGGACCAGGCGTTGTACCGGGCCAAGGACGCTGGCAAGAACGCCATCGCCGAGTAG
- the phnN gene encoding phosphonate metabolism protein/1,5-bisphosphokinase (PRPP-forming) PhnN, translating to MQHDASDHRSGTGRLIFLIGPSGAGKDSLIDAARERLAAAGVVIARRVITRSAEAKGEAAHGVTAEQFETLRAQGAFAMYWRANGLAYGIPQQVDQWLAAGRAVLVNGSRAYLAEARQRYPNLLAVQVEVRPEVLRQRLLARGRETTEEIEQRLARNARLQAVADPTVHVLDNSTTLQAAVTALFALLRDEGVLTQV from the coding sequence ATGCAACATGACGCAAGCGACCACCGATCAGGGACAGGCCGGTTGATATTTCTGATAGGACCGTCGGGTGCCGGGAAAGATTCCCTGATCGACGCTGCACGTGAGCGGCTGGCGGCCGCCGGGGTGGTAATCGCCCGCCGCGTCATTACCCGTTCGGCCGAAGCCAAGGGCGAAGCCGCCCATGGGGTCACGGCCGAACAGTTCGAAACACTGCGTGCGCAGGGCGCATTTGCTATGTACTGGCGAGCCAATGGCTTGGCTTACGGCATTCCACAGCAGGTGGACCAGTGGCTGGCAGCGGGTAGGGCGGTTTTGGTGAATGGTTCGCGGGCTTATCTGGCTGAGGCGCGCCAGCGTTACCCCAACCTGCTGGCAGTGCAGGTTGAGGTCAGGCCCGAGGTGCTGCGCCAGCGCTTGCTGGCTCGTGGCCGTGAGACTACCGAAGAAATCGAGCAGCGTCTGGCGCGGAACGCCCGCTTGCAGGCGGTGGCCGACCCCACGGTGCATGTGCTGGACAACTCGACCACCCTGCAGGCAGCGGTCACTGCGTTGTTCGCGCTGCTACGCGATGAAGGTGTGCTGACGCAGGTGTAG
- a CDS encoding Arc family DNA-binding protein — MRPMKQAIYSSRTADKFVVRLPDGMRERIAEVARNHHRSMNSEIIARLEQSLIQEGALGDELSMRLDSPELSLHERELLQRFRQLSHRQQNALVALIAHDVEMAADAS; from the coding sequence ATGCGCCCAATGAAACAGGCTATTTATTCGAGCCGCACCGCTGACAAGTTCGTCGTCCGCCTGCCAGATGGGATGCGTGAGCGCATTGCCGAGGTAGCGCGCAACCATCACCGCAGCATGAACTCCGAGATCATCGCGCGCCTGGAACAGAGCCTTATCCAGGAAGGCGCGCTGGGTGACGAGCTGAGCATGCGCCTGGACAGCCCTGAACTGTCTCTGCATGAACGCGAGTTGCTGCAGCGCTTCCGCCAACTGTCCCACCGCCAGCAGAACGCACTGGTCGCCCTCATCGCTCACGATGTGGAAATGGCCGCGGACGCCTCCTGA